From Cellulophaga lytica DSM 7489, a single genomic window includes:
- a CDS encoding rhodanese-like domain-containing protein, protein MIKKPTLYIVLFLLISFLGSAQPTIKKLLKKNNTESVTYISVDSLLTKKNVVLLDTREEIEFNISHIKNAICVGYDFFDINKVTSEIQNKDTEIIVYCSIGIRSEDIGEKLIAAGYTNVKNLYGGIFMWKNNNNPIYNNNNSITNKLHTHSKYWSKLVTNAEKIY, encoded by the coding sequence GTGATAAAAAAACCTACATTATACATTGTTCTTTTTTTACTGATATCATTTTTAGGATCTGCACAACCAACAATAAAAAAACTACTTAAAAAAAATAACACAGAGAGTGTCACATACATTTCTGTAGACTCACTTTTAACTAAAAAAAATGTAGTTTTATTAGATACAAGAGAAGAAATTGAATTTAATATTAGTCATATTAAAAATGCAATTTGTGTTGGCTATGATTTTTTTGACATCAACAAAGTAACATCTGAAATACAAAATAAAGACACCGAGATTATAGTATATTGCTCTATTGGCATACGCTCTGAAGATATTGGAGAAAAACTAATTGCAGCTGGCTATACCAATGTAAAAAACCTATACGGAGGTATTTTTATGTGGAAAAACAACAATAATCCCATTTACAACAATAACAACTCGATAACAAATAAATTACATACACACAGTAAGTATTGGTCTAAATTAGTGACCAATGCCGAGAAAATTTATTAA
- a CDS encoding TIGR04282 family arsenosugar biosynthesis glycosyltransferase — MPRKFINYILNKLNKNLLLIFTRNPELGKCKTRLAAKTGDKIALDIYKFLLNHTIAITQNLNADKQVHYSVAIRDNDIWSNNIYHKKLQNGNDLGSRMMNAFKQGFADGYKNIIIIGSDLFDITTTDIENAFDHLLKNDFVIGPATDGGYYLLGMKKLNSSVFKNKDWGTNTVLKDTLNNLKDEKIKLLEAKNDVDYYEDIKDIDAFKPFLKNIKND; from the coding sequence ATGCCGAGAAAATTTATTAATTATATTTTGAACAAATTGAATAAAAACTTACTGTTAATTTTTACAAGAAACCCAGAACTAGGAAAATGCAAAACACGTTTAGCAGCTAAAACCGGAGACAAAATTGCTTTAGATATTTACAAATTTTTATTGAACCACACTATTGCTATTACTCAAAATTTAAATGCAGACAAACAAGTACACTACTCTGTAGCCATTAGAGATAATGACATTTGGAGCAATAATATTTATCATAAAAAATTACAAAATGGTAACGATCTTGGTAGCCGTATGATGAATGCTTTTAAGCAAGGTTTTGCAGATGGTTACAAAAATATTATTATTATTGGAAGCGATTTATTTGATATAACCACAACAGATATAGAAAATGCTTTTGACCATTTACTTAAAAATGATTTTGTTATAGGCCCAGCAACTGATGGCGGTTATTATTTATTAGGAATGAAAAAACTTAATAGTTCGGTTTTTAAAAATAAAGATTGGGGAACCAATACTGTGCTTAAAGACACACTAAATAACTTAAAAGACGAAAAAATAAAGTTACTTGAAGCAAAAAACGATGTTGATTATTATGAAGATATAAAAGACATTGATGCTTTTAAACCTTTTTTAAAAAACATAAAAAATGATTAA
- a CDS encoding GIY-YIG nuclease family protein, with translation MQQHFIYFLYSKSIDRFYIGETSNLKNRLILHQKQHYKGSFTKSAKDWEIVFSKKCDSKQDALFLEKFIKRMKSKKFILKVIKNPEILDDILNNK, from the coding sequence ATGCAACAGCACTTTATCTATTTTCTTTACAGTAAATCTATTGATAGATTCTATATTGGAGAAACTTCTAATCTTAAAAATAGGTTAATTCTACACCAAAAACAGCATTACAAAGGCAGCTTCACTAAAAGTGCTAAAGATTGGGAAATTGTATTCTCAAAAAAATGCGACTCTAAACAAGATGCTCTTTTTCTTGAAAAATTTATTAAAAGAATGAAAAGCAAAAAGTTTATTTTAAAAGTGATTAAAAATCCTGAAATTTTAGACGATATATTAAACAATAAATAG
- a CDS encoding hemolysin family protein: MVTSIIIIVVSLLLSAFFSGMEIAFISANRIHLEIEKKQEGFLPTVLSKLTAKPSKFIATMLIGNNIALVVYGMYMGDLLMSWFVNMLPTSSSFLDLLLTDFGLLSQTVISTLVILITAEFLPKVFFQIYANSFLKVLAIPAYFFYGLFSWISNFVISVSDFILKTFFKTDGDHSQLAFSKVELGDYITEQLETVNTEDEVDSEIQIFQNALEFAAVKAREVMVPRTEIVAVELHDTPKNLTKLFTETGFSKIMVYKETIDNIIGYVHSFELFKKPKTIKSILLPIEFVPETMLVSDILDSLTKKRKSVAVVLDEYGGTAGIMTVEDIVEELFGEIEDEHDSTDLVEEQLSEDTYKFSARLDVDYINENYKLELPESDEYETLGGLIVNETGEIPEKDSEIKIENFNFKIIEVSNTKIDLVTLHILEKE; encoded by the coding sequence TTGGTAACATCAATCATTATTATTGTTGTATCATTATTACTTTCTGCATTTTTTTCAGGAATGGAGATTGCTTTTATATCTGCTAATAGAATACATTTAGAAATAGAAAAAAAACAAGAAGGTTTTTTGCCTACTGTTTTATCTAAATTAACAGCAAAACCATCTAAGTTTATAGCTACAATGCTTATAGGCAACAATATTGCCTTGGTGGTATATGGTATGTATATGGGAGACTTACTTATGAGTTGGTTTGTAAACATGTTACCTACAAGTAGTAGCTTTTTAGATTTGTTGCTTACAGATTTTGGACTCCTATCACAAACTGTAATTTCTACATTAGTGATCTTAATTACGGCAGAGTTTTTGCCAAAAGTATTTTTTCAAATTTATGCCAATTCATTTTTAAAAGTATTGGCAATACCTGCATATTTTTTCTACGGATTATTCTCTTGGATATCCAATTTTGTAATTAGTGTGTCAGATTTTATCTTAAAAACTTTTTTTAAAACAGATGGTGATCATAGTCAGCTTGCGTTTAGTAAAGTAGAGCTAGGAGATTACATTACAGAGCAGCTAGAGACTGTTAATACTGAAGACGAGGTAGATTCTGAGATTCAAATTTTTCAGAATGCATTAGAATTTGCAGCTGTAAAAGCAAGAGAAGTTATGGTGCCACGTACAGAAATAGTAGCAGTAGAGCTTCATGATACTCCTAAAAATTTAACCAAATTATTTACAGAAACAGGTTTTTCTAAAATAATGGTTTATAAAGAAACTATAGATAATATAATAGGTTACGTGCATTCTTTTGAGCTTTTTAAAAAACCTAAAACCATAAAAAGTATTTTACTGCCTATAGAATTTGTGCCCGAAACTATGTTGGTTAGCGATATTTTAGATTCGCTTACAAAAAAGAGAAAAAGTGTTGCTGTAGTGTTAGATGAATATGGTGGTACAGCAGGTATAATGACGGTAGAGGATATAGTAGAAGAATTATTTGGAGAAATAGAAGATGAGCATGACTCTACAGATTTGGTAGAAGAGCAGTTGTCTGAAGATACATATAAGTTTTCTGCAAGGCTAGATGTAGATTATATAAATGAAAATTATAAGTTAGAACTTCCAGAGAGTGATGAGTATGAAACTCTAGGAGGTTTAATAGTAAACGAAACAGGAGAAATACCCGAAAAAGATTCGGAAATTAAAATTGAAAACTTCAATTTTAAAATAATAGAAGTGTCAAATACTAAGATAGATTTGGTAACCCTGCATATACTTGAAAAAGAGTAG
- a CDS encoding peptidylprolyl isomerase, with product MAILENIRKRTTVLILIIGLALFAFVISGIFSADGMSGVKTGTTVAEINGKDISIDKFRREVEAASNRFGAGATSMQVVNSVWDQEVKNAILSDEFDDLGISIEQDQIINFIASNPGFSQNPQYQNENGVFDEYIFKEFISTLKTENPAQYALWLQQEQAIMQAAKEQTYFNLVKAGLGATLKEGELDYKLANDKIDIKYVRVPYTSIADSSVAVSKDEIAAYIKDHEEDFKQEKARDFQFVYFEEKPSLEDEKAVEAKVVSLLNDKVEYNDTILGFRNTKNIEEFLDRNSDLKYDTIYKTKNVLSPKFADTLMALNIGDIYGPYRDGNYFKVTKMMDKKKDGNVKASHILVAWEGAERANPEVKRTKEEAKKRAEELLKDAKKGDVEFSVLARDNSDGPSASRGGDLGYSQQGRMTPKFDEFMFSNNVGTIGMVETEFGFHIVKIDDKQDLVRVATLARAIEASEATINSLFTEATQFESDAKDSDKTFLELSKEKKYVARPVNKIKAMDENLPGLAAQRAIVQWAFNDDSEVGDIKRFPVNNGYAVVQLTGKYKEGLMSVEDASFMVLPKLRKEKKAAQIIAANKGKSIDAIAKDNNVSASTASALTMKSPTIPGAGREPFVVGSAFGLNQGDTSGLLEGETGVFMLTVTKKEEAPKLDNYSTYANMVQTTAMQRANSAVLNALKKSAEIEDNRAMFY from the coding sequence ATGGCGATTTTAGAGAACATAAGAAAGAGAACAACTGTATTAATCCTAATTATAGGTTTAGCCTTATTTGCATTTGTAATCTCTGGTATTTTTAGTGCAGATGGTATGTCTGGTGTAAAAACAGGTACTACCGTTGCAGAAATTAACGGAAAAGATATTTCTATAGACAAATTTAGAAGAGAGGTTGAGGCTGCTTCTAATCGTTTTGGAGCTGGCGCAACTTCTATGCAGGTTGTAAACAGTGTATGGGATCAAGAAGTGAAAAACGCTATTTTAAGTGATGAGTTTGATGATTTAGGGATTTCTATAGAGCAAGACCAAATTATTAACTTTATAGCATCTAACCCAGGATTTTCTCAAAACCCACAGTACCAAAATGAGAACGGTGTTTTTGATGAGTATATTTTTAAAGAGTTTATTTCTACTTTAAAAACAGAAAACCCTGCACAATATGCACTATGGCTTCAGCAAGAGCAAGCTATTATGCAAGCAGCTAAAGAGCAAACTTACTTTAACTTGGTTAAAGCTGGTTTAGGCGCTACATTAAAAGAAGGTGAGTTAGATTATAAATTAGCTAATGATAAAATTGATATTAAGTATGTAAGAGTACCTTATACTTCTATTGCAGATAGTTCTGTAGCGGTAAGTAAAGATGAAATTGCAGCTTATATAAAAGATCACGAAGAAGATTTTAAGCAAGAAAAAGCAAGAGATTTTCAGTTTGTATACTTTGAAGAGAAGCCATCTTTAGAAGATGAAAAAGCTGTTGAAGCTAAAGTAGTTTCTTTACTAAATGATAAAGTAGAGTATAACGATACTATTTTAGGTTTTAGAAATACAAAAAATATTGAAGAGTTTTTAGATCGTAATTCAGATTTAAAGTATGATACTATCTACAAAACTAAAAACGTATTATCTCCAAAATTTGCAGACACTTTAATGGCATTAAATATTGGTGATATCTATGGTCCTTATCGTGATGGTAACTATTTTAAAGTTACTAAAATGATGGATAAGAAAAAAGATGGTAACGTTAAGGCTAGTCATATACTTGTTGCTTGGGAAGGTGCAGAAAGAGCAAACCCTGAAGTAAAAAGAACAAAAGAAGAGGCTAAAAAAAGAGCAGAAGAGTTATTAAAAGATGCTAAAAAAGGAGATGTAGAATTTTCTGTTTTAGCTCGTGATAATTCAGATGGTCCTTCTGCATCAAGAGGTGGAGATTTAGGATATAGCCAACAAGGTAGAATGACTCCTAAGTTTGATGAATTTATGTTTAGTAACAATGTAGGTACTATAGGTATGGTAGAAACAGAATTTGGTTTCCACATTGTTAAAATTGATGATAAGCAAGATTTAGTTCGTGTTGCTACTTTAGCAAGAGCTATAGAGGCGTCTGAAGCTACAATAAACTCTTTGTTTACTGAAGCTACTCAGTTTGAAAGTGACGCAAAAGATTCTGACAAAACATTTTTAGAATTATCTAAAGAGAAAAAATACGTTGCAAGACCAGTAAATAAAATTAAGGCTATGGATGAAAACCTTCCTGGCTTAGCTGCACAAAGAGCAATTGTACAATGGGCTTTTAATGATGATTCTGAAGTAGGAGATATTAAACGTTTTCCTGTAAACAACGGTTACGCTGTAGTACAATTAACAGGTAAGTATAAAGAAGGCTTAATGTCTGTAGAAGATGCTTCATTTATGGTGTTACCTAAATTAAGAAAAGAGAAAAAAGCAGCACAAATTATTGCCGCTAATAAAGGTAAAAGTATAGATGCTATAGCTAAAGATAATAATGTATCTGCTTCTACTGCATCTGCATTAACTATGAAATCACCAACAATACCTGGTGCAGGTAGAGAACCATTTGTTGTAGGTAGTGCTTTTGGACTTAACCAAGGAGACACTTCTGGTTTACTAGAAGGAGAAACAGGAGTATTTATGTTAACTGTAACTAAAAAAGAGGAAGCTCCTAAATTAGATAATTACAGTACTTATGCAAATATGGTGCAAACAACAGCTATGCAAAGAGCAAATTCTGCTGTATTAAATGCATTAAAGAAATCTGCTGAAATTGAAGATAACAGAGCAATGTTCTACTAG
- a CDS encoding type III pantothenate kinase — protein sequence MNLIVDAGNTSVKLAVYKGKQLVFSDAVVLKNFLDLVKETFLAYPDIKDAIVSSVGFLGEEEVTKLAVYCNVHTLSALTKIPFKNLYSTPKTLGVDRIALATAAFYNNASENTLVIDAGTCVTYDFIDKNGAYLGGAISPGVAMRFKAMHNQTAKLPLLDKNGEIELIGNSTTSCMKSGVINGICLEIDGVIKEYKVRFADLTVILTGGDAHFLSKRLKNTIFAHSNFLLDGLNYLLEYNKD from the coding sequence ATGAATTTAATTGTTGATGCAGGGAATACCTCAGTAAAACTAGCGGTTTACAAAGGAAAACAACTTGTTTTTTCTGATGCCGTAGTGCTTAAAAATTTTTTAGATTTAGTAAAAGAAACTTTTTTGGCCTATCCAGATATTAAAGATGCTATTGTTTCATCTGTTGGTTTTTTAGGTGAAGAAGAGGTTACTAAGCTTGCCGTGTACTGTAATGTGCACACTTTAAGTGCGCTAACCAAAATACCTTTTAAAAACTTATATAGTACCCCAAAGACATTAGGAGTAGACCGTATTGCACTTGCTACAGCAGCGTTTTATAATAATGCAAGTGAGAATACTTTGGTTATAGATGCAGGTACTTGTGTTACGTATGATTTTATAGATAAAAACGGCGCTTATTTAGGGGGAGCTATATCACCTGGTGTAGCAATGAGATTTAAAGCTATGCATAATCAAACGGCTAAATTGCCATTATTAGATAAAAATGGTGAAATTGAGTTAATTGGGAATTCTACAACATCTTGCATGAAAAGTGGTGTAATTAATGGAATTTGTTTAGAAATTGATGGTGTAATTAAAGAATATAAGGTTAGATTTGCAGATTTAACAGTTATTTTAACAGGCGGCGACGCTCATTTTTTGTCAAAACGATTAAAAAATACCATATTTGCGCATTCCAATTTTCTCCTTGACGGACTTAATTATTTGCTGGAATACAACAAAGACTAA
- the lptC gene encoding LPS export ABC transporter periplasmic protein LptC has product MITRKTYKFLKSIAIICFMAMLFSCKDSYKRVGVEATKLVYPQGVANDLVFTYTETKDPVKNKEEVTSKVLAVLTAPVREDFNNLTFPKEVFPKGLQVEFFDDKNQKSIITADYGISYSSTKLISLRGNVVIHTHDGKQFKTPQLFYDQVNKWIFTQEKFEFINPEDESVMYGEGFDSDKDLKQVNAHKTTGLKTIKDEEI; this is encoded by the coding sequence ATGATCACAAGAAAAACATATAAATTTTTAAAAAGCATTGCCATAATTTGTTTTATGGCAATGCTTTTTTCGTGTAAAGATAGCTACAAACGTGTAGGAGTAGAGGCAACTAAATTGGTGTATCCGCAAGGTGTTGCTAATGATTTAGTTTTTACGTACACAGAAACCAAAGACCCTGTTAAAAATAAAGAAGAGGTAACCTCTAAAGTTTTAGCAGTGTTAACAGCACCTGTTAGAGAAGATTTTAATAACTTAACATTTCCTAAAGAGGTATTTCCTAAGGGGCTGCAGGTAGAGTTTTTTGATGATAAAAACCAAAAAAGTATTATAACAGCAGATTATGGTATTAGTTATTCTTCTACAAAATTAATAAGTTTACGAGGTAATGTTGTTATACACACACATGATGGTAAACAGTTTAAAACACCACAGCTGTTTTATGATCAGGTTAATAAATGGATTTTTACACAAGAAAAATTTGAATTTATAAACCCAGAAGATGAATCTGTAATGTATGGTGAGGGTTTTGATTCTGATAAAGATTTAAAACAAGTTAATGCACATAAAACAACAGGCTTAAAAACAATAAAAGACGAGGAAATATGA
- a CDS encoding hydroxymethylglutaryl-CoA reductase, degradative, which yields MITPIQGFSKLSKDEKINWIASNYTHNTQQTKEVLKVYWNSDAKLQKLHDEFIENTITNYYLPLGIAPNFLINNKLYAVPMAIEESSVVAAASKAAKFWLTRGGFKTTILGTEKVGQVHFIFKGDEKKLESFFTAIKPVLFNDSDSITTSMKKRGGGITNIELRNKTEDLEHYYQLHCTFETLDAMGANFINSCLEQFAKTLKREALAYTDFSDKEKNIEVVMSILSNYVPNCVVRAEVSCTVEELSEGNTEDAQHLAEKIVQAVNIAKIEPYRAVTHNKGIMNGIDAVILATGNDFRAIEAGVHAYASRNGKYSSLTNASVDNGVFKFWLDVPLALGTVGGLTNLHPLVKTALEILQKPSATELMQIVAATGLAQNFAAVRSLVTTGIQEGHMKMHLLNILNQLGATDSEKKTLTAHFKTNTVTHSAVVTAYNNLKND from the coding sequence ATGATTACCCCTATACAAGGATTTTCTAAACTAAGTAAAGACGAAAAAATAAACTGGATTGCTAGCAATTACACACACAATACCCAACAAACAAAAGAGGTGTTAAAAGTGTATTGGAATTCTGATGCTAAACTGCAAAAACTGCATGACGAGTTTATAGAAAATACGATAACAAATTATTACCTGCCTTTAGGTATTGCTCCAAACTTTTTAATTAATAACAAGCTTTATGCTGTACCAATGGCTATAGAAGAAAGCTCTGTGGTTGCTGCCGCTAGTAAGGCTGCTAAATTTTGGTTAACACGTGGCGGATTTAAAACCACTATTTTAGGAACTGAAAAAGTAGGACAGGTGCATTTTATTTTTAAGGGTGATGAAAAAAAGTTAGAATCATTTTTTACGGCTATTAAACCTGTACTTTTTAATGATTCTGATAGTATTACCACCAGTATGAAAAAACGTGGTGGAGGAATTACAAATATAGAGCTACGTAATAAAACTGAAGATTTAGAACACTACTACCAGTTACACTGCACTTTTGAAACACTAGATGCAATGGGTGCCAACTTTATAAACTCTTGCTTAGAGCAATTTGCAAAAACACTAAAAAGAGAAGCATTGGCTTATACTGATTTTTCTGATAAAGAAAAAAATATAGAAGTTGTAATGAGTATTTTATCTAACTATGTACCTAATTGTGTTGTTAGAGCAGAAGTTAGCTGTACAGTTGAAGAGCTTAGCGAAGGAAATACTGAAGATGCACAACATTTAGCTGAAAAAATAGTACAGGCCGTTAACATTGCCAAAATAGAACCTTACAGAGCTGTTACACATAATAAAGGAATTATGAACGGAATAGACGCTGTGATTTTAGCTACTGGAAATGATTTTAGAGCTATAGAAGCTGGTGTACACGCATACGCTAGTAGAAACGGAAAATACAGTAGCCTAACTAATGCTAGCGTAGATAATGGTGTGTTTAAGTTTTGGTTAGATGTACCTTTAGCTTTAGGTACTGTAGGCGGCTTAACAAACTTACATCCACTAGTAAAAACTGCTTTAGAAATTTTACAAAAACCTTCTGCAACAGAATTAATGCAAATTGTAGCTGCCACCGGATTGGCTCAAAACTTTGCTGCTGTACGCTCTTTGGTAACAACTGGTATACAAGAAGGACATATGAAAATGCACTTACTAAACATTTTAAATCAACTTGGCGCCACAGATAGTGAAAAAAAGACACTAACAGCACACTTTAAAACCAATACTGTTACGCATAGCGCTGTAGTTACTGCATACAACAATTTAAAAAATGACTAA
- a CDS encoding GYDIA family GHMP kinase — MTKEFYSNGKLLLTGEYVVLDGALSLAVPTIYGQNLRVTQTNSNSITWSSIDVANNTWFNATFNSDTFTVLNDKLNDEAWINTAKTLQQILKEAQLLNPNFLKNTKGLAVETKLDFNRDWGLGSSSTLINNIAKWANVDAFKLLENTMGGSGYDIACAQNNTPIFYQKINKIPTTTTINFNPLFVDNLYFIHLNKKQNSREAIAAYKKCSFNKDELVKNITEISKNIANTSSLSSFEAFITKHEELLSIALKTKTVKDLLFKDFTGAIKSLGAWGGDFILATGNKTTPNYFKQKGYNTIFRYTDLIK; from the coding sequence ATGACTAAAGAATTTTACAGCAACGGAAAATTACTACTCACAGGAGAGTATGTTGTTTTAGATGGCGCACTTAGCTTAGCAGTACCAACAATTTATGGTCAAAATTTAAGAGTAACACAAACTAATAGCAATAGCATTACTTGGAGCAGTATAGACGTAGCTAATAACACTTGGTTTAACGCAACTTTTAACAGCGATACTTTTACTGTTTTAAATGATAAACTAAACGATGAAGCTTGGATTAATACAGCAAAAACTTTACAACAAATTTTAAAAGAAGCACAATTACTAAATCCTAACTTTTTAAAAAACACGAAAGGGTTAGCTGTAGAAACAAAATTAGATTTCAACAGAGATTGGGGACTTGGGTCTTCATCTACTCTAATAAACAACATTGCAAAATGGGCAAATGTAGATGCTTTTAAGTTATTAGAAAATACAATGGGTGGCAGTGGGTATGATATTGCTTGCGCACAAAACAATACACCAATTTTTTATCAGAAAATAAACAAAATACCCACCACTACTACCATAAATTTTAATCCTCTTTTTGTTGACAATTTATACTTTATTCATTTAAACAAAAAGCAGAACAGTAGAGAAGCTATTGCTGCATATAAAAAATGTTCATTTAATAAAGATGAACTAGTTAAAAACATTACTGAAATAAGCAAAAACATAGCTAATACAAGTTCTTTATCTTCTTTTGAAGCATTTATTACTAAACACGAAGAACTACTATCTATAGCCTTAAAAACAAAAACAGTTAAAGACTTACTATTTAAAGACTTTACTGGCGCTATAAAAAGCTTAGGTGCTTGGGGTGGAGATTTTATATTGGCCACAGGTAATAAAACTACTCCCAACTACTTTAAGCAAAAAGGGTACAATACTATTTTTAGATATACCGATCTAATAAAATAA
- a CDS encoding peptide MFS transporter, with protein MENTVKSVEEQELFGHPKGLFYLFFAELWERFSFYGMRALLTLYMVDVVFAALASRDFAAAAVYASYGSLVYASTVIGGRISDKILGMRKSIFLGGILMSIGHFVLAIEHDITFFLALALIVVGNGFFKPNISTFVGSLYKDGDSRKDSGFVIFYMGINIGGFVAPLICGYLGKTFGWHYGFGLAGIGMLLGLIFFYSGIKKNVFGDRGLPPVKGVLEKTILGVKQGIMIPILAVLSAPVIAYLLSSYKSLGEKGTFLEDDNIVNIIFYLIAIGIAVFLINVLIKATVDERKKLVVAILITFFMTLFWGFHELSGSVITLFAERNVNLTFIDASQTNALNSMFIIILSIPISMLFAYLRKKKMDPRTPYKFGLGLAFAGISFFILSLSSGSANAEGMVPFSYLLIMYFLISVGELFMSPVGLSKITDLSPKRIVAFMMGIWFLASAFAFQIVGFISKQLAVESDDKNVGGLDTLGIYTDGFLLISKYALGAAVIVLVLSPLIKKLMGKVH; from the coding sequence ATGGAAAACACTGTTAAATCAGTTGAAGAACAAGAGCTTTTTGGACATCCAAAAGGATTGTTTTATTTATTTTTTGCGGAGTTATGGGAGCGTTTTAGTTTCTATGGAATGCGTGCTTTGCTAACACTATATATGGTAGATGTTGTTTTTGCAGCTTTAGCATCTAGAGATTTTGCAGCAGCAGCAGTATACGCATCTTACGGCTCTTTGGTTTATGCTTCTACGGTAATTGGAGGTAGAATCTCTGATAAGATATTGGGAATGCGAAAGTCTATTTTTTTAGGAGGTATTTTAATGTCTATAGGACATTTTGTTTTAGCTATAGAACATGATATTACTTTCTTTTTAGCACTTGCATTAATTGTTGTTGGTAATGGTTTTTTTAAACCAAATATATCAACATTTGTTGGCTCGTTATACAAGGATGGTGATAGTAGAAAAGATTCTGGTTTTGTAATTTTTTATATGGGGATTAATATCGGAGGTTTTGTTGCACCTTTAATTTGCGGTTATTTAGGTAAAACTTTTGGTTGGCATTATGGATTTGGACTGGCAGGTATTGGTATGCTATTGGGGCTTATATTCTTTTATAGTGGAATTAAAAAGAATGTTTTTGGTGATAGAGGTTTGCCACCTGTTAAAGGAGTTTTGGAAAAGACAATTTTAGGTGTTAAACAAGGTATAATGATTCCTATTTTGGCTGTTTTATCTGCTCCTGTTATTGCTTATTTACTGTCTTCTTATAAGTCTTTAGGAGAAAAGGGTACTTTTTTAGAAGATGATAACATTGTTAATATTATATTTTATTTAATTGCTATTGGTATTGCGGTTTTTTTAATAAATGTTTTAATAAAAGCTACAGTAGATGAGCGTAAAAAGCTAGTTGTGGCTATTTTAATTACGTTTTTTATGACACTGTTTTGGGGTTTTCATGAGCTTTCTGGTAGTGTAATAACGTTGTTTGCAGAAAGAAATGTGAATCTTACCTTTATAGATGCATCACAAACTAATGCGTTAAATTCAATGTTCATAATTATATTATCAATTCCAATATCAATGCTTTTTGCTTATTTAAGAAAAAAGAAAATGGATCCTAGAACACCATATAAATTTGGTTTAGGACTTGCTTTTGCCGGTATAAGTTTCTTTATACTTTCTTTAAGTAGTGGTAGTGCAAATGCAGAGGGGATGGTTCCTTTTTCTTATTTGTTAATTATGTATTTTCTAATTTCTGTAGGGGAGTTGTTTATGTCTCCAGTAGGTTTATCTAAAATTACAGACCTTTCTCCAAAGCGTATTGTAGCTTTTATGATGGGAATTTGGTTTTTAGCTTCAGCATTTGCATTTCAAATTGTTGGTTTTATTAGTAAGCAATTGGCTGTTGAAAGTGATGATAAAAACGTAGGAGGGTTAGATACCTTGGGTATATACACAGACGGTTTCTTGTTAATATCTAAATATGCACTAGGGGCAGCTGTTATAGTTTTAGTGCTTTCTCCTTTAATTAAAAAGCTAATGGGTAAAGTTCATTAA